The following proteins come from a genomic window of Trifolium pratense cultivar HEN17-A07 linkage group LG4, ARS_RC_1.1, whole genome shotgun sequence:
- the LOC123920306 gene encoding protein RRP6-like 3 isoform X2, with product MNNEHKTRVAFTIATITTAAIISIIFTVRRRTRRKQLESSSNSCYSHSEQKPQCTFKRVLADNSYTPFKHLSFNASGSNDEKGSNLHPFEAEITALLTNNHQPEIELGAKKLEMNDSYVWVDTEMQLKELVDVLSNERFFGVDTEQHSLRSFLGFTGLVQISTQQEDYLIDTIALHDSMEILRPVFANPSICKVFHGADNDVLWLQRDFHIYIVNLFDTSKACEVLSKPQKSLAYLLETYCGVTTNKLLQREDWRQRPLSAEMVQYARTDAHYLLYIANCLIIELKQLDNENTCSDDKFHFVLEASRRSNMICLQLFTKEIEASPGESAALSLYSRHQSNQGSPSISDETQFLYTVRQLCTWRDLMARIHDESLKYVLSDQAIVALASQLPASHSKIYNTIVQTDVNAETGLTSFIPSPSPVVCSHLSDISQLLANELVKHGDIYSVILQKCLGQKGSCKLNIFNYALLVNSNLRPTLSYKHSSLKNPRQHSRKASRNLFVKKFSCKSPVYHNCRIFANDGRLLCYCDRKKLEWYLSRDLAKLVDEEPPAIMLLFEPKGRPEDEGNDFYIQSKKNICVGCGEGNHYLRYRIIPSCYRIHFPEHLKSHRSHDIVLLCVDCHEAAHAAAEKYKRKVASEFGIPLYVRRVIHPGQETEKLNDEGGVSPLQLRSAALALLNHGPRMPLNRREELTEIVKRYYGGREISEEDLESALQVGMRPIERRRYEKKRGVSFKHSTGNAAAVPEGENHADCAPRVSNVDTLNVDTLNGSYANEETRSGDNRQDDSGEPSLISDLAVDKATSNGNTILIKTTDDDEDDHDEAVNVDESLNRKQQNVVSDLSDSRDEESLRDEDSTQAKHHSKLSLLGHGPHGKQVVDHLLKEYGEDGVREFCQRWRQVFVDALKPRFLPGGWDVKHSGRRDFGEFSVYNHEKRGTAATVE from the exons ATGAATAACGAACACAAAACGCGCGTGGCATTCACGATCGCCACCATAACAACAGCTGCCATAATCTCCATCATCTTCACCGTACGCCGCCGTACGCGGCGGAAGCAGCTCGAGTCCTCTTCGAATTCATGTTACTCACATTCCGAACAGAAGCCACAGTGTACGTTTAAGCGAGTTTTAGCTGATAACTCCTACACGCCATTCAAGCACTTGAGCTTCAACGCTTCCGGTAGTAATGATG AGAAAGGTTCAAATTTGCATCCTTTTGAGGCAGAGATTACGGCATTGTTAACAAATAATCATCAGCCTGAAATTGAACTTGGTGCTAAGAAATTAGAAATGAATGATTCGTATGTTTGGGTTGATACCGAGATGCAGTTAAAAGAACTGGTCGATGTATTGAGCAATGAAAGGTTCTTTGGTGTGGACACAGAACAACATAGCTTGCGCTCTTTTCTAGGCTTTACAGGATTAGTTCAG ATTTCTACACAACAGGAAGATTATTTGATTGACACAATTGCTTTGCATGATTCTATGGAAATTCTTCGCCCAGTTTTTGCTAATCCTTCAATTTGTAAA GTATTTCATGGGGCCGACAATGATGTTCTCTGGCTACAGAGGGACTTCCATATATACATTGTTAATCTATTTGATACTTCAAAG GCATGTGAGGTGCTATCAAAACCACAGAAATCACTTGCTTATTTGCTAGAAACTTACTGTGGTGTgacaacaaataaattattacag CGTGAAGACTGGAGACAGCGCCCTCTCTCAGCAGAAATGGTGCAATATGCAAGGACAGATGCACACTATCTGTTGTATATTGCAAACTGTCTGATCATTGAACTCAAGCAACTAGACAACG AAAACACTTGTTCCGATGACAAATTCCATTTTGTTCTCGAGGCTAGTCGGCGTTCAAACATGATTTGTTTACAACTATTCACAAAGGAGATTGAAGCTTCGCCTGGAGAATCTGCTGCATTATCATTATATTCACGTCATCAGAGTAATCAAGGCTCTCCTTCAATTTCCGATGAAACTCAG TTTCTGTATACTGTGAGGCAGCTGTGCACATGGAGAGATTTAATG GCTCGTATTCATGACGAGAGTTTAAAATATGTACTGTCAGACCAGGCAATTGTTGCTTTGGCAAGTCAGCTTCCAGCAAGTCACTCTAAAATATACAATACCATAGTTCAAACCGATGTCAATGCAGAAACGGGTCTGACCTCTTTCATCCCTTCCCCATCTCCTGTTGTTTGTAGCCACTTGAGTGATATCTCTCAACTGCTTGCAAACGAGTTGGTTAAACATGGTGATATTTATTCAGTGATTCTTCAGAAGTGTTTAGGTCAAAAAGGAAGTTGTAAACTTAACATTTTCAATTATGCTTTGTTGGTTAACAGTAACCTGAGACCTACTTTATCCTATAAACACTCGAGCCTAAAAAATCCTAGACAGCATTCTCGGAAGGCTTCTcgaaatttgtttgttaaaaaattctcTTGCAAATCACCGGTTTATCACAATTGTCGGATATTTGCTAATGACGGGAGACTGCTTTGTTATTGTGACCGGAAAAAGCTTGAATG GTACCTTAGTCGGGACCTTGCAAAACTTGTTGATGAGGAACCCCCAGCTATAATGCTTCTTTTTGAACCCAAAGGCCGCCCAGAGGATGAAGGAAATGATTTTTACATCcagagtaaaaaaaatatatgtgttGGATGTGGTGAAGGAAATCACTACTTACGATATCGTATAATCCCATCATGTTACAGAATACATTTCCCTGAGCATTTGAAGAGTCATCGCTCTCATGATATTGTCCTACTTTGTGTGGATTGTCATGAAGCTGCCCATGCTGCTGCAGAGAAGTATAAGAGAAAAGTAGCTTCTGAATTTGGGATTCCACTCTATGTTCGTAGGGTAATTCATCCCGGGCAAGAGACTGAAAAACTGAACGATGAGGGAGGTGTATCTCCATTACAATTACGATCAGCTGCTCTGGCTCTTCTAAATCATGGACCAAGAATGCCTCTTAATCGGCGTGAAGAACTGACTGAg ATTGTGAAGAGATATTATGGAGGAAGGGAGATATCTGAAGAAGATCTGGAAAGTGCTTTGCAAGTTGGCATGCGTCCTATTGAGAGAAGAAGATATGAGAAAAAGAGAGGGGTGTCATTTAAACATTCCACTGGAAATGCTGCTGCAGTGCCAGAGGGGGAAAATCATGCTGATTGTGCTCCTAGAGTGAGTAATGTCGACACGTTGAATGTTGATACTCTTAATGGTTCATATGCAAATGAAGAAACAAGAAGTGGAGATAATAGACAAGATGATTCGGGAGAACCCTCTTTGATTTCTGATCTTGCAGTTGATAAAGCTACTTCAAATGGAAATACCATCTTAATTAAAACTACAGATGATGATGAAGACGACCACGATGAAGCTGTAAATGTTGATGAGAGTCTGaatagaaaacaacaaaatGTTGTTAGCGACTTATCTGATTCCAGAGACGAAGAATCTCTCAGAGATGAAGATTCAACACAAGCAAAACATCATTCGAAACTCTCACTTTTGGGACATGGTCCACATGGGAAACAAGTTGTAGATCATTTACTGAAGGAATATGGTGAAGATGGCGTTCGAGAGTTTTGTCAAAGATGGAGACAAGTATTTGTGGATGCTTTAAAACCGCGTTTTCTTCCTGGTGGATGGGATGTAAAACACAG CGGAAGAAGGGACTTTGGTGAGTTCAGTGTATACAATCATGAGAAAAGAGGGACTGCTGCTACTGTGGAGTGA
- the LOC123920306 gene encoding protein RRP6-like 3 isoform X1 — protein MNNEHKTRVAFTIATITTAAIISIIFTVRRRTRRKQLESSSNSCYSHSEQKPQCTFKRVLADNSYTPFKHLSFNASGSNDAEKGSNLHPFEAEITALLTNNHQPEIELGAKKLEMNDSYVWVDTEMQLKELVDVLSNERFFGVDTEQHSLRSFLGFTGLVQISTQQEDYLIDTIALHDSMEILRPVFANPSICKVFHGADNDVLWLQRDFHIYIVNLFDTSKACEVLSKPQKSLAYLLETYCGVTTNKLLQREDWRQRPLSAEMVQYARTDAHYLLYIANCLIIELKQLDNENTCSDDKFHFVLEASRRSNMICLQLFTKEIEASPGESAALSLYSRHQSNQGSPSISDETQFLYTVRQLCTWRDLMARIHDESLKYVLSDQAIVALASQLPASHSKIYNTIVQTDVNAETGLTSFIPSPSPVVCSHLSDISQLLANELVKHGDIYSVILQKCLGQKGSCKLNIFNYALLVNSNLRPTLSYKHSSLKNPRQHSRKASRNLFVKKFSCKSPVYHNCRIFANDGRLLCYCDRKKLEWYLSRDLAKLVDEEPPAIMLLFEPKGRPEDEGNDFYIQSKKNICVGCGEGNHYLRYRIIPSCYRIHFPEHLKSHRSHDIVLLCVDCHEAAHAAAEKYKRKVASEFGIPLYVRRVIHPGQETEKLNDEGGVSPLQLRSAALALLNHGPRMPLNRREELTEIVKRYYGGREISEEDLESALQVGMRPIERRRYEKKRGVSFKHSTGNAAAVPEGENHADCAPRVSNVDTLNVDTLNGSYANEETRSGDNRQDDSGEPSLISDLAVDKATSNGNTILIKTTDDDEDDHDEAVNVDESLNRKQQNVVSDLSDSRDEESLRDEDSTQAKHHSKLSLLGHGPHGKQVVDHLLKEYGEDGVREFCQRWRQVFVDALKPRFLPGGWDVKHSGRRDFGEFSVYNHEKRGTAATVE, from the exons ATGAATAACGAACACAAAACGCGCGTGGCATTCACGATCGCCACCATAACAACAGCTGCCATAATCTCCATCATCTTCACCGTACGCCGCCGTACGCGGCGGAAGCAGCTCGAGTCCTCTTCGAATTCATGTTACTCACATTCCGAACAGAAGCCACAGTGTACGTTTAAGCGAGTTTTAGCTGATAACTCCTACACGCCATTCAAGCACTTGAGCTTCAACGCTTCCGGTAGTAATGATG CAGAGAAAGGTTCAAATTTGCATCCTTTTGAGGCAGAGATTACGGCATTGTTAACAAATAATCATCAGCCTGAAATTGAACTTGGTGCTAAGAAATTAGAAATGAATGATTCGTATGTTTGGGTTGATACCGAGATGCAGTTAAAAGAACTGGTCGATGTATTGAGCAATGAAAGGTTCTTTGGTGTGGACACAGAACAACATAGCTTGCGCTCTTTTCTAGGCTTTACAGGATTAGTTCAG ATTTCTACACAACAGGAAGATTATTTGATTGACACAATTGCTTTGCATGATTCTATGGAAATTCTTCGCCCAGTTTTTGCTAATCCTTCAATTTGTAAA GTATTTCATGGGGCCGACAATGATGTTCTCTGGCTACAGAGGGACTTCCATATATACATTGTTAATCTATTTGATACTTCAAAG GCATGTGAGGTGCTATCAAAACCACAGAAATCACTTGCTTATTTGCTAGAAACTTACTGTGGTGTgacaacaaataaattattacag CGTGAAGACTGGAGACAGCGCCCTCTCTCAGCAGAAATGGTGCAATATGCAAGGACAGATGCACACTATCTGTTGTATATTGCAAACTGTCTGATCATTGAACTCAAGCAACTAGACAACG AAAACACTTGTTCCGATGACAAATTCCATTTTGTTCTCGAGGCTAGTCGGCGTTCAAACATGATTTGTTTACAACTATTCACAAAGGAGATTGAAGCTTCGCCTGGAGAATCTGCTGCATTATCATTATATTCACGTCATCAGAGTAATCAAGGCTCTCCTTCAATTTCCGATGAAACTCAG TTTCTGTATACTGTGAGGCAGCTGTGCACATGGAGAGATTTAATG GCTCGTATTCATGACGAGAGTTTAAAATATGTACTGTCAGACCAGGCAATTGTTGCTTTGGCAAGTCAGCTTCCAGCAAGTCACTCTAAAATATACAATACCATAGTTCAAACCGATGTCAATGCAGAAACGGGTCTGACCTCTTTCATCCCTTCCCCATCTCCTGTTGTTTGTAGCCACTTGAGTGATATCTCTCAACTGCTTGCAAACGAGTTGGTTAAACATGGTGATATTTATTCAGTGATTCTTCAGAAGTGTTTAGGTCAAAAAGGAAGTTGTAAACTTAACATTTTCAATTATGCTTTGTTGGTTAACAGTAACCTGAGACCTACTTTATCCTATAAACACTCGAGCCTAAAAAATCCTAGACAGCATTCTCGGAAGGCTTCTcgaaatttgtttgttaaaaaattctcTTGCAAATCACCGGTTTATCACAATTGTCGGATATTTGCTAATGACGGGAGACTGCTTTGTTATTGTGACCGGAAAAAGCTTGAATG GTACCTTAGTCGGGACCTTGCAAAACTTGTTGATGAGGAACCCCCAGCTATAATGCTTCTTTTTGAACCCAAAGGCCGCCCAGAGGATGAAGGAAATGATTTTTACATCcagagtaaaaaaaatatatgtgttGGATGTGGTGAAGGAAATCACTACTTACGATATCGTATAATCCCATCATGTTACAGAATACATTTCCCTGAGCATTTGAAGAGTCATCGCTCTCATGATATTGTCCTACTTTGTGTGGATTGTCATGAAGCTGCCCATGCTGCTGCAGAGAAGTATAAGAGAAAAGTAGCTTCTGAATTTGGGATTCCACTCTATGTTCGTAGGGTAATTCATCCCGGGCAAGAGACTGAAAAACTGAACGATGAGGGAGGTGTATCTCCATTACAATTACGATCAGCTGCTCTGGCTCTTCTAAATCATGGACCAAGAATGCCTCTTAATCGGCGTGAAGAACTGACTGAg ATTGTGAAGAGATATTATGGAGGAAGGGAGATATCTGAAGAAGATCTGGAAAGTGCTTTGCAAGTTGGCATGCGTCCTATTGAGAGAAGAAGATATGAGAAAAAGAGAGGGGTGTCATTTAAACATTCCACTGGAAATGCTGCTGCAGTGCCAGAGGGGGAAAATCATGCTGATTGTGCTCCTAGAGTGAGTAATGTCGACACGTTGAATGTTGATACTCTTAATGGTTCATATGCAAATGAAGAAACAAGAAGTGGAGATAATAGACAAGATGATTCGGGAGAACCCTCTTTGATTTCTGATCTTGCAGTTGATAAAGCTACTTCAAATGGAAATACCATCTTAATTAAAACTACAGATGATGATGAAGACGACCACGATGAAGCTGTAAATGTTGATGAGAGTCTGaatagaaaacaacaaaatGTTGTTAGCGACTTATCTGATTCCAGAGACGAAGAATCTCTCAGAGATGAAGATTCAACACAAGCAAAACATCATTCGAAACTCTCACTTTTGGGACATGGTCCACATGGGAAACAAGTTGTAGATCATTTACTGAAGGAATATGGTGAAGATGGCGTTCGAGAGTTTTGTCAAAGATGGAGACAAGTATTTGTGGATGCTTTAAAACCGCGTTTTCTTCCTGGTGGATGGGATGTAAAACACAG CGGAAGAAGGGACTTTGGTGAGTTCAGTGTATACAATCATGAGAAAAGAGGGACTGCTGCTACTGTGGAGTGA
- the LOC123920306 gene encoding protein RRP6-like 3 isoform X5 — translation MILWKFFAQFLLILQFVKYVFHGADNDVLWLQRDFHIYIVNLFDTSKACEVLSKPQKSLAYLLETYCGVTTNKLLQREDWRQRPLSAEMVQYARTDAHYLLYIANCLIIELKQLDNENTCSDDKFHFVLEASRRSNMICLQLFTKEIEASPGESAALSLYSRHQSNQGSPSISDETQFLYTVRQLCTWRDLMARIHDESLKYVLSDQAIVALASQLPASHSKIYNTIVQTDVNAETGLTSFIPSPSPVVCSHLSDISQLLANELVKHGDIYSVILQKCLGQKGSCKLNIFNYALLVNSNLRPTLSYKHSSLKNPRQHSRKASRNLFVKKFSCKSPVYHNCRIFANDGRLLCYCDRKKLEWYLSRDLAKLVDEEPPAIMLLFEPKGRPEDEGNDFYIQSKKNICVGCGEGNHYLRYRIIPSCYRIHFPEHLKSHRSHDIVLLCVDCHEAAHAAAEKYKRKVASEFGIPLYVRRVIHPGQETEKLNDEGGVSPLQLRSAALALLNHGPRMPLNRREELTEIVKRYYGGREISEEDLESALQVGMRPIERRRYEKKRGVSFKHSTGNAAAVPEGENHADCAPRVSNVDTLNVDTLNGSYANEETRSGDNRQDDSGEPSLISDLAVDKATSNGNTILIKTTDDDEDDHDEAVNVDESLNRKQQNVVSDLSDSRDEESLRDEDSTQAKHHSKLSLLGHGPHGKQVVDHLLKEYGEDGVREFCQRWRQVFVDALKPRFLPGGWDVKHSGRRDFGEFSVYNHEKRGTAATVE, via the exons ATGATTCTATGGAAATTCTTCGCCCAGTTTTTGCTAATCCTTCAATTTGTAAAGTAT GTATTTCATGGGGCCGACAATGATGTTCTCTGGCTACAGAGGGACTTCCATATATACATTGTTAATCTATTTGATACTTCAAAG GCATGTGAGGTGCTATCAAAACCACAGAAATCACTTGCTTATTTGCTAGAAACTTACTGTGGTGTgacaacaaataaattattacag CGTGAAGACTGGAGACAGCGCCCTCTCTCAGCAGAAATGGTGCAATATGCAAGGACAGATGCACACTATCTGTTGTATATTGCAAACTGTCTGATCATTGAACTCAAGCAACTAGACAACG AAAACACTTGTTCCGATGACAAATTCCATTTTGTTCTCGAGGCTAGTCGGCGTTCAAACATGATTTGTTTACAACTATTCACAAAGGAGATTGAAGCTTCGCCTGGAGAATCTGCTGCATTATCATTATATTCACGTCATCAGAGTAATCAAGGCTCTCCTTCAATTTCCGATGAAACTCAG TTTCTGTATACTGTGAGGCAGCTGTGCACATGGAGAGATTTAATG GCTCGTATTCATGACGAGAGTTTAAAATATGTACTGTCAGACCAGGCAATTGTTGCTTTGGCAAGTCAGCTTCCAGCAAGTCACTCTAAAATATACAATACCATAGTTCAAACCGATGTCAATGCAGAAACGGGTCTGACCTCTTTCATCCCTTCCCCATCTCCTGTTGTTTGTAGCCACTTGAGTGATATCTCTCAACTGCTTGCAAACGAGTTGGTTAAACATGGTGATATTTATTCAGTGATTCTTCAGAAGTGTTTAGGTCAAAAAGGAAGTTGTAAACTTAACATTTTCAATTATGCTTTGTTGGTTAACAGTAACCTGAGACCTACTTTATCCTATAAACACTCGAGCCTAAAAAATCCTAGACAGCATTCTCGGAAGGCTTCTcgaaatttgtttgttaaaaaattctcTTGCAAATCACCGGTTTATCACAATTGTCGGATATTTGCTAATGACGGGAGACTGCTTTGTTATTGTGACCGGAAAAAGCTTGAATG GTACCTTAGTCGGGACCTTGCAAAACTTGTTGATGAGGAACCCCCAGCTATAATGCTTCTTTTTGAACCCAAAGGCCGCCCAGAGGATGAAGGAAATGATTTTTACATCcagagtaaaaaaaatatatgtgttGGATGTGGTGAAGGAAATCACTACTTACGATATCGTATAATCCCATCATGTTACAGAATACATTTCCCTGAGCATTTGAAGAGTCATCGCTCTCATGATATTGTCCTACTTTGTGTGGATTGTCATGAAGCTGCCCATGCTGCTGCAGAGAAGTATAAGAGAAAAGTAGCTTCTGAATTTGGGATTCCACTCTATGTTCGTAGGGTAATTCATCCCGGGCAAGAGACTGAAAAACTGAACGATGAGGGAGGTGTATCTCCATTACAATTACGATCAGCTGCTCTGGCTCTTCTAAATCATGGACCAAGAATGCCTCTTAATCGGCGTGAAGAACTGACTGAg ATTGTGAAGAGATATTATGGAGGAAGGGAGATATCTGAAGAAGATCTGGAAAGTGCTTTGCAAGTTGGCATGCGTCCTATTGAGAGAAGAAGATATGAGAAAAAGAGAGGGGTGTCATTTAAACATTCCACTGGAAATGCTGCTGCAGTGCCAGAGGGGGAAAATCATGCTGATTGTGCTCCTAGAGTGAGTAATGTCGACACGTTGAATGTTGATACTCTTAATGGTTCATATGCAAATGAAGAAACAAGAAGTGGAGATAATAGACAAGATGATTCGGGAGAACCCTCTTTGATTTCTGATCTTGCAGTTGATAAAGCTACTTCAAATGGAAATACCATCTTAATTAAAACTACAGATGATGATGAAGACGACCACGATGAAGCTGTAAATGTTGATGAGAGTCTGaatagaaaacaacaaaatGTTGTTAGCGACTTATCTGATTCCAGAGACGAAGAATCTCTCAGAGATGAAGATTCAACACAAGCAAAACATCATTCGAAACTCTCACTTTTGGGACATGGTCCACATGGGAAACAAGTTGTAGATCATTTACTGAAGGAATATGGTGAAGATGGCGTTCGAGAGTTTTGTCAAAGATGGAGACAAGTATTTGTGGATGCTTTAAAACCGCGTTTTCTTCCTGGTGGATGGGATGTAAAACACAG CGGAAGAAGGGACTTTGGTGAGTTCAGTGTATACAATCATGAGAAAAGAGGGACTGCTGCTACTGTGGAGTGA
- the LOC123920306 gene encoding protein RRP6-like 3 isoform X3 has protein sequence MNNEHKTRVAFTIATITTAAIISIIFTVRRRTRRKQLESSSNSCYSHSEQKPQCTFKRVLADNSYTPFKHLSFNASGSNDAEKGSNLHPFEAEITALLTNNHQPEIELGAKKLEMNDSYVWVDTEMQLKELVDVLSNERFFGVDTEQHSLRSFLGFTGLVQISTQQEDYLIDTIALHDSMEILRPVFANPSICKVFHGADNDVLWLQRDFHIYIVNLFDTSKACEVLSKPQKSLAYLLETYCGVTTNKLLQREDWRQRPLSAEMVQYARTDAHYLLYIANCLIIELKQLDNENTCSDDKFHFVLEASRRSNMICLQLFTKEIEASPGESAALSLYSRHQSNQGSPSISDETQFLYTVRQLCTWRDLMARIHDESLKYVLSDQAIVALASQLPASHSKIYNTIVQTDVNAETGLTSFIPSPSPVVCSHLSDISQLLANELVKHGDIYSVILQKCLGQKGSCKLNIFNYALLVNSNLRPTLSYKHSSLKNPRQHSRKASRNLFVKKFSCKSPVYHNCRIFANDGRLLCYCDRKKLEWYLSRDLAKLVDEEPPAIMLLFEPKGRPEDEGNDFYIQSKKNICVGCGEGNHYLRYRIIPSCYRIHFPEHLKSHRSHDIVLLCVDCHEAAHAAAEKYKRKVASEFGIPLYVRRVIHPGQETEKLNDEGGVSPLQLRSAALALLNHGPRMPLNRREELTEIVKRYYGGREISEEDLESALQVGMRPIERRRYEKKRGVSFKHSTGNAAAVPEGENHADCAPRVSNVDTLNVDTLNGSYANEETRSGDNRQDDSGEPSLISDLAVDKATSNGNTILIKTTDDDEDDHDEAVNVDESLNRKQQNVVSDLSDSRDEESLRDEDSTQAKHHSKLSLLGHGPHGKQVVDHLLKEYGEDGVREFCQRWRQVFVDALKPRFLPGGWDVKHRI, from the exons ATGAATAACGAACACAAAACGCGCGTGGCATTCACGATCGCCACCATAACAACAGCTGCCATAATCTCCATCATCTTCACCGTACGCCGCCGTACGCGGCGGAAGCAGCTCGAGTCCTCTTCGAATTCATGTTACTCACATTCCGAACAGAAGCCACAGTGTACGTTTAAGCGAGTTTTAGCTGATAACTCCTACACGCCATTCAAGCACTTGAGCTTCAACGCTTCCGGTAGTAATGATG CAGAGAAAGGTTCAAATTTGCATCCTTTTGAGGCAGAGATTACGGCATTGTTAACAAATAATCATCAGCCTGAAATTGAACTTGGTGCTAAGAAATTAGAAATGAATGATTCGTATGTTTGGGTTGATACCGAGATGCAGTTAAAAGAACTGGTCGATGTATTGAGCAATGAAAGGTTCTTTGGTGTGGACACAGAACAACATAGCTTGCGCTCTTTTCTAGGCTTTACAGGATTAGTTCAG ATTTCTACACAACAGGAAGATTATTTGATTGACACAATTGCTTTGCATGATTCTATGGAAATTCTTCGCCCAGTTTTTGCTAATCCTTCAATTTGTAAA GTATTTCATGGGGCCGACAATGATGTTCTCTGGCTACAGAGGGACTTCCATATATACATTGTTAATCTATTTGATACTTCAAAG GCATGTGAGGTGCTATCAAAACCACAGAAATCACTTGCTTATTTGCTAGAAACTTACTGTGGTGTgacaacaaataaattattacag CGTGAAGACTGGAGACAGCGCCCTCTCTCAGCAGAAATGGTGCAATATGCAAGGACAGATGCACACTATCTGTTGTATATTGCAAACTGTCTGATCATTGAACTCAAGCAACTAGACAACG AAAACACTTGTTCCGATGACAAATTCCATTTTGTTCTCGAGGCTAGTCGGCGTTCAAACATGATTTGTTTACAACTATTCACAAAGGAGATTGAAGCTTCGCCTGGAGAATCTGCTGCATTATCATTATATTCACGTCATCAGAGTAATCAAGGCTCTCCTTCAATTTCCGATGAAACTCAG TTTCTGTATACTGTGAGGCAGCTGTGCACATGGAGAGATTTAATG GCTCGTATTCATGACGAGAGTTTAAAATATGTACTGTCAGACCAGGCAATTGTTGCTTTGGCAAGTCAGCTTCCAGCAAGTCACTCTAAAATATACAATACCATAGTTCAAACCGATGTCAATGCAGAAACGGGTCTGACCTCTTTCATCCCTTCCCCATCTCCTGTTGTTTGTAGCCACTTGAGTGATATCTCTCAACTGCTTGCAAACGAGTTGGTTAAACATGGTGATATTTATTCAGTGATTCTTCAGAAGTGTTTAGGTCAAAAAGGAAGTTGTAAACTTAACATTTTCAATTATGCTTTGTTGGTTAACAGTAACCTGAGACCTACTTTATCCTATAAACACTCGAGCCTAAAAAATCCTAGACAGCATTCTCGGAAGGCTTCTcgaaatttgtttgttaaaaaattctcTTGCAAATCACCGGTTTATCACAATTGTCGGATATTTGCTAATGACGGGAGACTGCTTTGTTATTGTGACCGGAAAAAGCTTGAATG GTACCTTAGTCGGGACCTTGCAAAACTTGTTGATGAGGAACCCCCAGCTATAATGCTTCTTTTTGAACCCAAAGGCCGCCCAGAGGATGAAGGAAATGATTTTTACATCcagagtaaaaaaaatatatgtgttGGATGTGGTGAAGGAAATCACTACTTACGATATCGTATAATCCCATCATGTTACAGAATACATTTCCCTGAGCATTTGAAGAGTCATCGCTCTCATGATATTGTCCTACTTTGTGTGGATTGTCATGAAGCTGCCCATGCTGCTGCAGAGAAGTATAAGAGAAAAGTAGCTTCTGAATTTGGGATTCCACTCTATGTTCGTAGGGTAATTCATCCCGGGCAAGAGACTGAAAAACTGAACGATGAGGGAGGTGTATCTCCATTACAATTACGATCAGCTGCTCTGGCTCTTCTAAATCATGGACCAAGAATGCCTCTTAATCGGCGTGAAGAACTGACTGAg ATTGTGAAGAGATATTATGGAGGAAGGGAGATATCTGAAGAAGATCTGGAAAGTGCTTTGCAAGTTGGCATGCGTCCTATTGAGAGAAGAAGATATGAGAAAAAGAGAGGGGTGTCATTTAAACATTCCACTGGAAATGCTGCTGCAGTGCCAGAGGGGGAAAATCATGCTGATTGTGCTCCTAGAGTGAGTAATGTCGACACGTTGAATGTTGATACTCTTAATGGTTCATATGCAAATGAAGAAACAAGAAGTGGAGATAATAGACAAGATGATTCGGGAGAACCCTCTTTGATTTCTGATCTTGCAGTTGATAAAGCTACTTCAAATGGAAATACCATCTTAATTAAAACTACAGATGATGATGAAGACGACCACGATGAAGCTGTAAATGTTGATGAGAGTCTGaatagaaaacaacaaaatGTTGTTAGCGACTTATCTGATTCCAGAGACGAAGAATCTCTCAGAGATGAAGATTCAACACAAGCAAAACATCATTCGAAACTCTCACTTTTGGGACATGGTCCACATGGGAAACAAGTTGTAGATCATTTACTGAAGGAATATGGTGAAGATGGCGTTCGAGAGTTTTGTCAAAGATGGAGACAAGTATTTGTGGATGCTTTAAAACCGCGTTTTCTTCCTGGTGGATGGGATGTAAAACACAG GATTTGA